In Aestuariibaculum lutulentum, one DNA window encodes the following:
- the tpiA gene encoding triose-phosphate isomerase produces the protein MRAQIVAGNWKMNNDLSETESLIASLKGQTKTSDAEVMVAPTATNLYPAYNSLKGSGIEVIAQNMHFAANGAYTGEVSATMLKSVGVETVILGHSERREYFNETDEMLAKKVDAALANDMRVIFCFGEELADRKSGNHENVVESQIKNALFHLEADAFKSIVLAYEPVWAIGTGETASPEQAQDMHAFIRKTLADKYGAVVADSVSILYGGSVKPNNAVEIFSKPDVDGGLIGGASLNAEDFFAIVNAF, from the coding sequence ATGAGAGCACAAATTGTAGCAGGAAACTGGAAGATGAATAACGATTTAAGTGAAACAGAATCGTTAATTGCAAGTTTAAAAGGACAAACAAAAACGTCGGATGCAGAAGTTATGGTAGCGCCAACGGCAACCAACTTATATCCGGCATATAACAGCTTAAAAGGTTCAGGTATTGAGGTTATCGCTCAAAACATGCACTTTGCTGCAAACGGAGCGTATACAGGAGAAGTAAGTGCTACGATGCTTAAAAGCGTAGGGGTAGAAACCGTTATTTTAGGACATAGCGAGCGTCGTGAATACTTTAATGAAACCGACGAGATGTTAGCTAAAAAGGTTGATGCCGCTTTAGCAAACGACATGCGTGTTATTTTCTGTTTTGGTGAAGAATTAGCCGACAGAAAATCAGGAAATCACGAGAATGTTGTCGAAAGCCAGATAAAAAATGCTTTATTTCATTTGGAGGCAGATGCTTTTAAAAGTATTGTATTGGCATACGAGCCGGTTTGGGCTATTGGAACAGGAGAAACAGCAAGTCCGGAGCAGGCACAGGATATGCACGCCTTCATTAGAAAAACATTAGCCGATAAATACGGTGCAGTAGTAGCAGATTCTGTATCTATCCTTTATGGGGGAAGTGTGAAACCTAACAACGCAGTAGAAATTTTCTCTAAACCAGACGTAGACGGCGGATTAATTGGAGGCGCATCTTTAAACGCCGAAGACTTTTTTGCTATCGTAAACGCATTTTAA